Proteins encoded within one genomic window of Streptomyces kaniharaensis:
- a CDS encoding cytochrome P450: MTSQYTSATAPGALPLLGHVPAFVRRPYDFVAGLPAHGDLVRLRLGPLDAYVACHPDLVRRMLTEHRVYDKGGLVLDKAREVLGDGLATCSATTHHRQRRMLQPAFDRDRLPGYAALMAEEIAGVTVPWRNGEVIDVPAAMYRLTTAVTARCLFAAHERAGSLPVHESMDVVTRGVARRVMMPLPGVGRIPTPGNRRYRRARADLAEITRRLVADYRAAGTDHHDLLSVLLAARDEDGQALSDAEIHDQVVTFLLAGMETTAAALSWVWPLLAAHPAIRDRLHSELDTVLDGRPARHEDLPALPLAARIVTETLRLYPPVWLLSRTVAADTELGGHRIPAGTTILFSPYLLHRRADLFPAPDRFDPDRWLATPRPTPGTYAPFGAGARRCIGDAFGTTEAVLAVATIAAHWTVTPTPGRPVRPRRSSSLSPRPFTATLTRRR, from the coding sequence TTGACCAGCCAGTACACCTCGGCCACCGCCCCCGGCGCCCTGCCCCTGCTCGGCCACGTGCCCGCGTTCGTCCGGCGCCCGTACGACTTCGTGGCCGGCCTGCCCGCCCACGGCGACCTCGTCCGGCTCCGGCTCGGCCCGCTCGACGCGTACGTCGCCTGCCACCCCGACCTGGTCCGCCGGATGCTCACCGAGCACCGCGTCTACGACAAGGGCGGGCTGGTCCTCGACAAGGCCCGCGAGGTCCTCGGCGACGGCCTCGCCACCTGCTCCGCCACCACCCACCACCGCCAACGCCGCATGCTCCAGCCCGCGTTCGACCGCGACCGGCTGCCCGGCTACGCCGCCCTGATGGCCGAGGAGATCGCCGGCGTCACCGTGCCCTGGCGCAACGGCGAGGTGATCGACGTCCCCGCCGCCATGTACCGCCTCACCACCGCCGTCACCGCCCGCTGCCTCTTCGCCGCACACGAACGGGCCGGCTCGCTGCCCGTCCACGAGAGCATGGACGTCGTCACCCGGGGCGTCGCCCGGCGGGTCATGATGCCGCTGCCCGGCGTCGGCCGGATCCCCACCCCCGGCAACCGCCGCTACCGGCGCGCCCGCGCCGACCTCGCCGAGATCACCCGGCGCCTCGTCGCCGACTACCGCGCGGCCGGCACCGACCACCACGACCTGCTGTCCGTGCTGCTCGCCGCCCGCGACGAGGACGGGCAGGCGCTGTCCGACGCCGAGATCCACGACCAGGTGGTCACCTTCCTGCTCGCCGGGATGGAGACCACCGCCGCCGCCCTCTCCTGGGTCTGGCCGCTGCTCGCCGCCCACCCGGCGATCCGCGACCGCCTGCACTCTGAGCTCGACACCGTCCTCGACGGCCGTCCGGCCCGCCACGAGGACCTGCCCGCCCTGCCGCTGGCCGCCCGCATCGTCACCGAGACCCTGCGGCTCTACCCGCCCGTCTGGCTCCTCAGCCGCACCGTCGCCGCCGACACCGAACTCGGCGGCCACCGGATCCCCGCCGGCACCACCATCCTCTTCAGCCCGTACCTGCTGCACCGCCGGGCCGACCTCTTCCCCGCGCCCGACCGCTTCGACCCCGACCGCTGGCTCGCCACCCCGCGCCCCACTCCCGGCACCTACGCCCCCTTCGGCGCCGGCGCCCGCCGCTGCATCGGCGACGCCTTCGGCACCACCGAGGCCGTCCTCGCCGTCGCCACCATCGCCGCCCACTGGACGGTCACGCCCACTCCCGGCCGGCCCGTCCGCCCCCGTCGCAGTTCCTCGCTGTCCCCCCGCCCCTTCACCGCCACGCTCACCCGCCGGCGCTGA
- a CDS encoding amidase, whose protein sequence is MADERAHAFTDDALGAHDAVALAALVRAGEVNPRELVAAAVDRAARIDDTLMPVAHTSYEQPRISREGIGGPLWGVPTYLKDNVDLRGLPTAMGSEAYRARPARRNARFTDQFLSTGLAVLGKTRLPEFGLNASTEFAAAQPVRNPWKPSHSPGASSGGAAALVAAGVVPIAHANDGGGSIRIPAACCGLVGLKPTRGRLVTNAQGGKLPIDIVTDGVLTRSVRDTAAFFAAAERHHRNLDLPPLGLVEGPGERKLRIGLVVDSPIAKTDEQTRRVVEETAARLEAMGHHVAPATLPFGEEFSRDFVSYWGYIAWVIALTGKLILDPSFRTGRLDGLTTGLRRRFQSEFRRTPGVLRRLRRAEAAYAGIFHEHDVILSPVLAHVAPPIGHLSPNVAFDELIERLLRYVAFTPVNNVTGGPGIALPAGAAANDLPIGVHLSAAHGQERLLLELAFALEADRPWRRIQG, encoded by the coding sequence ATGGCCGACGAGCGGGCCCACGCGTTCACCGACGACGCCCTCGGCGCGCACGACGCGGTGGCGCTGGCCGCCCTCGTGCGGGCCGGCGAGGTCAACCCCCGGGAGCTGGTCGCGGCGGCCGTCGACCGCGCCGCGCGGATCGACGACACGCTGATGCCCGTCGCCCACACCTCGTACGAGCAGCCGCGGATCAGCAGGGAGGGCATCGGCGGGCCGCTGTGGGGCGTGCCCACCTACCTCAAGGACAACGTGGACCTGCGCGGCCTGCCGACCGCCATGGGCAGCGAGGCGTACCGCGCCCGCCCGGCCCGGCGCAACGCCCGCTTCACCGACCAGTTCCTCTCCACCGGCCTGGCCGTCCTCGGCAAGACCCGGCTGCCCGAGTTCGGCCTCAACGCCTCCACCGAGTTCGCCGCCGCCCAGCCGGTGCGCAACCCGTGGAAGCCCTCGCACTCGCCCGGCGCCTCCTCCGGCGGCGCGGCGGCCCTGGTGGCGGCCGGTGTGGTGCCGATCGCGCACGCCAACGACGGCGGCGGATCGATCCGCATCCCGGCCGCCTGCTGCGGACTGGTCGGCCTCAAGCCCACCCGCGGCCGGCTGGTCACCAACGCGCAGGGCGGCAAGCTGCCGATCGACATCGTCACCGACGGCGTACTGACCCGCTCGGTCCGCGACACCGCCGCCTTCTTCGCCGCCGCCGAGCGCCACCACCGCAACCTGGACCTGCCGCCGCTCGGACTGGTCGAGGGTCCGGGGGAGCGGAAGCTGCGGATCGGCCTGGTCGTCGACTCGCCGATCGCCAAGACCGACGAGCAGACCCGCCGGGTCGTCGAGGAGACCGCCGCCCGGCTGGAGGCGATGGGCCACCACGTCGCCCCGGCCACCCTGCCGTTCGGCGAGGAGTTCTCCCGCGACTTCGTCTCGTACTGGGGCTACATCGCCTGGGTGATCGCCCTCACCGGCAAGCTGATCCTCGATCCGAGCTTCCGGACCGGGAGGCTCGACGGCCTGACCACCGGTCTGCGCCGCCGCTTCCAGAGCGAGTTCCGGCGCACCCCGGGCGTGCTGCGCCGGCTGCGCCGGGCCGAGGCGGCGTACGCCGGGATCTTCCACGAGCACGACGTGATCCTCTCCCCGGTGCTCGCCCACGTCGCCCCGCCGATCGGGCACCTGAGCCCGAACGTGGCCTTCGACGAGCTCATCGAACGGCTGCTGCGCTACGTCGCCTTCACGCCGGTCAACAACGTGACCGGCGGCCCCGGCATCGCGCTGCCGGCCGGGGCGGCGGCGAACGACCTACCCATCGGCGTCCACCTCTCGGCGGCGCACGGGCAGGAACGGCTGCTGCTGGAGCTGGCGTTCGCGCTGGAGGCGGACCGGCCCTGGCGCCGCATCCAAGGCTGA
- a CDS encoding FUSC family protein, translating into MARRSRATRLAPPSWLTESLRPQAAPVPWAAVARASVALSAPLAVGTATGRTGYGALVSMGALSGVIGDTADAYRMRVFNIAVPQLVGALGVLLGAVVYGEGWTAVAVLTLIALVSGMISSIGAVASVSGLLLLLNAVVGAGLPLPSPWWLPPLLLLTGGGVVLVLSLIAWPLRAGTPERGVVAGTYRAVADLLEATGSRGYDEKRRALTDSLNHAYDVLLARRARRHGRSRTLVRLLAQLNAVIPVVEAAAAAQLRPTELGPLPAAYPAAVRQLADAVEQGRAGPAPAPVLPEPGGPSTRALDEAIGHAATVVHEPEPDPYATADRLGRPAGLRDRARRAARALLLSGASWRYGLRLALCIGLAQVLVSVIAVPRSYWVALTVTFVMKPDFGSVFSRAVLRALGTAAGLLIAMPVLAEVPRGWWDVPMMAVLAALIPALSAKGYAFQTAAITPVILLLSDLLNHQGFHLVLPRLYDSLIGCAISLLAGYLLWPESWHTRIGDRLADAVADTASYVSLAFTTRPGRDEPARARYRRRLYRDLSAVRSEFQRALTEPPPVAARAQAWWPLVIAVERIVDTTTATRVRVEHGAPVPSPAEVGAVARELADLAEALRTGEVLPEPPEGAIAPDCALARLHHEVHAARAMAR; encoded by the coding sequence ATGGCACGCCGCTCCCGAGCCACCCGGCTCGCTCCGCCCAGCTGGCTGACCGAGAGCCTGCGGCCCCAGGCCGCGCCGGTCCCGTGGGCGGCGGTGGCCCGGGCCTCGGTGGCGCTCAGCGCGCCACTCGCCGTCGGGACGGCCACCGGGCGGACCGGGTACGGCGCGCTGGTGTCGATGGGCGCGCTGTCCGGCGTCATCGGGGACACCGCGGACGCCTACCGGATGCGGGTGTTCAACATCGCGGTGCCGCAACTGGTCGGCGCCCTCGGGGTACTGCTCGGCGCCGTGGTGTACGGCGAGGGCTGGACGGCCGTCGCCGTGCTGACGCTGATCGCGCTGGTATCCGGCATGATCTCGTCGATCGGCGCGGTCGCCTCGGTGTCCGGACTGCTCCTCCTGCTGAACGCGGTGGTGGGCGCGGGCCTGCCGCTGCCGTCCCCGTGGTGGCTGCCGCCGCTGCTGCTCCTGACCGGCGGCGGCGTGGTGCTCGTCCTCAGCCTCATCGCCTGGCCGCTGCGCGCCGGCACGCCCGAACGCGGGGTCGTCGCCGGGACGTACCGGGCGGTCGCCGACCTGCTGGAGGCCACCGGCTCGCGCGGGTACGACGAGAAGCGGCGGGCGCTCACCGATTCGCTCAACCACGCGTACGACGTGCTGCTCGCCCGCCGGGCCCGGCGGCACGGGCGCTCGCGCACACTCGTGCGGCTGCTCGCGCAGCTCAACGCGGTGATCCCGGTGGTCGAGGCGGCCGCGGCGGCGCAGCTGCGCCCCACCGAGCTCGGCCCGCTGCCGGCCGCCTACCCGGCGGCGGTGCGGCAGCTGGCGGACGCCGTCGAGCAGGGCCGCGCCGGGCCCGCCCCGGCGCCCGTCCTGCCGGAGCCCGGCGGGCCGTCCACCCGCGCGCTGGACGAGGCGATCGGGCACGCGGCCACGGTGGTGCACGAGCCCGAGCCGGATCCGTACGCCACCGCCGACCGGCTCGGCCGGCCCGCCGGGCTGCGCGACCGGGCCCGGCGAGCGGCCCGGGCGCTGCTGCTGTCCGGGGCGTCCTGGCGGTACGGGCTCCGGTTGGCGCTGTGCATCGGCCTCGCGCAGGTGCTCGTGTCGGTGATCGCGGTGCCCCGCTCGTACTGGGTGGCGCTCACCGTGACCTTCGTGATGAAGCCCGACTTCGGTTCGGTGTTCTCCCGGGCGGTGCTGCGCGCGCTCGGCACTGCGGCCGGGCTGCTGATCGCCATGCCGGTGCTGGCCGAGGTGCCGCGCGGCTGGTGGGACGTGCCGATGATGGCGGTGCTGGCGGCGCTGATCCCGGCACTGTCGGCGAAGGGGTACGCGTTCCAGACGGCGGCGATCACGCCGGTGATCCTGCTGCTCTCCGACCTGCTCAACCACCAGGGCTTCCACCTGGTGCTGCCCCGGCTGTACGACTCGCTGATCGGCTGTGCGATCTCGCTGCTGGCCGGCTACCTGCTGTGGCCGGAGTCCTGGCACACGCGGATCGGGGACCGGCTGGCCGACGCCGTCGCGGACACCGCCTCGTACGTGTCGCTGGCCTTCACGACCCGCCCGGGCCGGGACGAGCCGGCCCGGGCCCGGTACCGGCGGCGGCTCTACCGGGACCTGTCGGCGGTGCGCAGCGAGTTCCAGCGGGCGCTCACCGAGCCGCCGCCGGTCGCGGCGCGGGCGCAGGCGTGGTGGCCGCTGGTGATCGCGGTCGAGCGGATCGTGGACACCACGACCGCGACCCGGGTGCGGGTCGAACACGGCGCGCCGGTGCCGTCCCCGGCCGAGGTAGGCGCGGTCGCGCGGGAGCTGGCCGACCTGGCCGAGGCGCTGCGGACGGGCGAGGTGCTGCCCGAGCCGCCCGAGGGTGCGATCGCGCCCGACTGCGCACTGGCCCGGCTGCACCACGAGGTGCACGCGGCGCGGGCGATGGCCCGGTAG
- a CDS encoding radical SAM protein, translated as MESQGRSRTALVEDLMERFPEVPREAVIKEDLLRGGMAFDESALSGSGGTGEGEVKPKSYFIFSFDHRTLPELGAAALNRPPEEIVLTGGPYGLRRTVVSVRVNPDSPYRVGAGEDGTLGLYLDGARIADVGLPPMPDYYRHTLANGKSVMEVAPTIQWGYLIYLTVFRVCQYFGAKEECQFCDINHNWRQHKAAGRPYTGVKPVEEVLEALELIDRHDPARTSQAYTLTGGSITSHVGGMGEADFYGQYAKAIEERFPGRWIGKVVAQALPREDVQRFHDYGVRIYHPNFEVWDKRLFELHCPGKERYVGRDEWHRRILASAEVFGPSNVIPNFVAGIEMAKPFGFTTVDEAIASTREGLRFFMSHGVVPRFTTWCPEPTTPLGRANPLGAPLEYHIRLLQTYRATLEEFGLSSPPGYGPAGPGKAVFSVSSFMDSLTR; from the coding sequence ATGGAAAGCCAGGGTCGGAGCCGGACGGCGCTCGTCGAGGACCTGATGGAGCGGTTCCCGGAGGTGCCCCGGGAGGCGGTGATCAAGGAGGACCTGCTGCGCGGCGGCATGGCCTTCGACGAGTCCGCGCTCAGCGGCAGCGGCGGCACGGGGGAGGGGGAGGTCAAGCCCAAGTCGTACTTCATCTTCTCCTTCGACCACCGCACCCTGCCCGAGCTCGGCGCCGCCGCGCTCAACCGGCCGCCGGAGGAGATCGTGCTGACCGGCGGCCCGTACGGGCTGCGCCGCACGGTGGTGTCGGTGCGGGTCAACCCGGACTCGCCGTACCGGGTCGGCGCGGGCGAGGACGGCACGCTCGGCCTCTACCTGGACGGCGCGCGGATCGCCGACGTCGGCCTGCCACCGATGCCGGACTACTACCGGCACACGCTGGCCAACGGGAAGTCGGTGATGGAGGTCGCGCCGACGATCCAGTGGGGCTACCTGATCTACCTGACGGTCTTCCGGGTGTGCCAGTACTTCGGCGCCAAGGAGGAGTGCCAGTTCTGCGACATCAACCACAACTGGCGCCAGCACAAGGCGGCGGGCCGCCCCTACACGGGCGTCAAGCCGGTGGAGGAGGTGCTGGAGGCGCTGGAGCTGATCGACCGTCACGATCCGGCCCGCACCTCGCAGGCCTACACGCTGACGGGCGGCTCGATCACCTCGCACGTCGGCGGCATGGGCGAAGCGGACTTCTACGGCCAGTACGCGAAGGCCATCGAGGAGCGCTTCCCGGGGCGGTGGATCGGCAAGGTGGTGGCGCAGGCGCTGCCGCGCGAGGACGTGCAGCGCTTCCACGACTACGGCGTGCGGATCTACCACCCGAACTTCGAGGTGTGGGACAAGCGGCTGTTCGAGCTGCACTGCCCGGGCAAGGAGCGCTACGTCGGCCGGGACGAGTGGCACCGGCGGATCCTCGCCTCGGCCGAGGTGTTCGGCCCGTCGAACGTGATCCCCAACTTCGTGGCGGGGATCGAGATGGCGAAGCCGTTCGGGTTCACGACGGTGGACGAGGCGATCGCCTCGACCCGGGAGGGGCTGCGGTTCTTCATGTCGCACGGCGTGGTGCCGCGGTTCACCACCTGGTGCCCGGAGCCGACCACCCCGCTGGGGAGGGCCAACCCGCTGGGCGCGCCGCTGGAGTACCACATCCGGCTGCTGCAGACGTACCGGGCGACGCTGGAGGAGTTCGGCCTCTCCTCCCCGCCCGGTTACGGGCCGGCGGGGCCGGGCAAGGCGGTGTTCTCCGTGAGCTCCTTCATGGATTCGCTGACGCGCTGA
- a CDS encoding PIG-L deacetylase family protein — protein sequence MTEQAPEPFEPVDEDWQTALAVVAHPDDMEYGGAAAVARWTSQGKRVVYVMVTSGEAGIDSMGPEECGPLREAEQIASAALVGVDTVEFLGHPDGMLEYGLPLRRDIARAVRRHRPDIVITSNFRETYGGTFLNQADHVAVGRATLDAVRDAGNRWVFRELLEEGHEPWNGVRQIWAAASPLSRHAVDTTATFDLGVASLQEHKAYLAGLGGAMADAREFLESFGRGAGSRLGVRFAVPFEVFPLR from the coding sequence ATGACCGAGCAGGCACCCGAGCCGTTCGAGCCCGTCGACGAGGACTGGCAGACCGCCCTGGCCGTCGTCGCCCACCCCGACGACATGGAGTACGGCGGGGCCGCCGCCGTCGCCCGCTGGACATCGCAGGGCAAGCGAGTCGTCTACGTGATGGTGACCAGCGGCGAGGCCGGGATCGACTCGATGGGCCCCGAGGAGTGCGGGCCGCTGCGCGAGGCCGAGCAGATCGCCTCCGCCGCCCTGGTCGGCGTCGACACCGTCGAGTTCCTCGGCCACCCGGACGGCATGCTGGAGTACGGGCTGCCGCTGCGCCGCGACATCGCCCGCGCGGTGCGCCGGCACCGGCCGGACATCGTCATCACCAGCAACTTCCGGGAGACGTACGGCGGGACGTTCCTCAACCAGGCCGACCACGTCGCCGTCGGCCGGGCCACCCTGGACGCCGTCCGGGACGCCGGGAACCGGTGGGTGTTCCGCGAGCTCCTGGAGGAGGGGCACGAGCCGTGGAACGGCGTCCGGCAGATCTGGGCGGCGGCCTCCCCGCTCTCGCGGCACGCCGTGGACACCACCGCAACCTTCGACCTGGGCGTGGCCTCGCTGCAGGAGCACAAGGCGTACCTGGCCGGGCTGGGCGGGGCGATGGCCGACGCGCGCGAGTTCCTGGAGAGCTTCGGGCGGGGCGCGGGCAGCCGGCTCGGGGTGCGCTTCGCGGTGCCGTTCGAGGTGTTCCCGCTGCGTTAG
- a CDS encoding DedA family protein has protein sequence MSAPSAPLPGALAGLAPLLDHYGYLAVALLVLLDNCGIPVPGQTILVLASVYAGTGHLDFAAVLIIAFAAASLGNTFGYLIGSTGGRAFVHRWGRYVLLTPARMERADGFFARHGGKVVTVARFVDGLRQTNGIIAGTTEMPWRRFQPFNLLGAALWTAVWGTFGYVAGANIGTVYRTAIRYQLWFAIALGVLVAAFLVRQVVRYRRRRREDTGAGEANADEADADEASGDGSDGSAD, from the coding sequence GTGTCCGCCCCGTCGGCCCCGCTGCCCGGCGCACTTGCCGGGCTCGCGCCACTGCTGGACCACTACGGCTACCTGGCGGTGGCGCTGCTCGTGCTGCTGGACAACTGCGGCATCCCGGTGCCCGGGCAGACCATCCTGGTGCTCGCCTCCGTCTACGCCGGCACCGGGCACCTGGACTTCGCCGCCGTGCTGATCATCGCCTTCGCGGCGGCCTCGCTCGGCAACACCTTCGGCTACCTGATCGGCAGTACCGGCGGGCGTGCATTCGTCCACCGCTGGGGCCGCTACGTGCTGCTCACCCCGGCCCGGATGGAACGCGCCGACGGCTTCTTCGCCCGGCACGGCGGGAAGGTCGTCACGGTCGCCCGCTTCGTGGACGGGCTGCGCCAGACCAACGGCATCATCGCCGGCACCACCGAGATGCCGTGGCGCCGCTTCCAGCCGTTCAACCTGCTCGGCGCGGCGCTGTGGACGGCCGTCTGGGGGACGTTCGGGTACGTGGCCGGCGCCAACATCGGCACGGTCTACCGGACGGCGATCCGCTACCAGCTGTGGTTCGCGATCGCGCTCGGGGTGCTCGTCGCGGCGTTCCTGGTCCGGCAGGTGGTGCGCTACCGTCGCCGGCGCCGCGAGGACACCGGCGCCGGCGAGGCGAACGCCGACGAAGCCGACGCCGACGAAGCGAGCGGCGACGGATCGGACGGGTCCGCGGACTAA
- a CDS encoding DUF1918 domain-containing protein, giving the protein MHAAVGDQLHIHSRSVGMVDQKGIITEVRGLNGEPPYLVRFEDGHEGLIYPGPDCNIEPGKADH; this is encoded by the coding sequence ATGCACGCAGCTGTAGGTGACCAGCTCCACATCCACAGCAGGTCGGTGGGCATGGTGGACCAGAAGGGCATCATTACGGAGGTGCGCGGGCTCAACGGCGAGCCGCCCTACCTGGTCCGCTTCGAGGACGGCCACGAAGGTCTGATCTACCCCGGCCCCGACTGCAACATCGAGCCCGGCAAGGCGGACCACTGA
- a CDS encoding TetR family transcriptional regulator, with protein MSGDTRTHPRRRPVQQRSQERYGRILDACAGLLDEVGATALTTKEVAARAHVPIGTLYQFFAGKEDLLAALATRNLDQYLQRLDDRLADAAPVGPARFTDLAVEEFVAMKRAVPGFGKLDFGLAGPAVPSDVRNDQHLLDAGVDNNTAVALRLQALGGELFTTNDPATLTLALRVALEAADAVLKLAFRGDPDGDPALIAECKRLVRSYLVEQLA; from the coding sequence ATGAGCGGGGACACGAGGACTCATCCACGGCGGCGGCCGGTGCAACAGCGCAGCCAGGAGCGGTACGGCCGGATCCTGGACGCCTGCGCCGGGCTGCTCGACGAGGTCGGCGCCACCGCGCTCACCACCAAGGAGGTCGCGGCCCGCGCCCACGTGCCGATCGGCACCCTGTACCAGTTCTTCGCCGGCAAGGAGGACCTGCTGGCCGCGCTCGCCACCCGCAACCTCGACCAGTACCTCCAACGGCTGGACGACCGGCTGGCGGACGCGGCCCCGGTCGGGCCGGCCCGGTTCACCGATCTGGCGGTGGAGGAGTTCGTCGCGATGAAGCGCGCCGTGCCCGGCTTCGGGAAGCTCGACTTCGGCCTCGCCGGACCGGCCGTCCCCTCCGACGTCCGAAACGACCAGCACCTGCTCGACGCCGGGGTGGACAACAACACCGCCGTGGCCCTGCGGCTCCAGGCGCTCGGCGGCGAGCTGTTCACCACGAACGACCCGGCCACCCTCACGCTCGCCCTCCGGGTGGCCCTGGAGGCCGCCGACGCGGTGCTCAAACTGGCCTTCCGCGGCGACCCGGACGGCGACCCCGCGCTGATCGCCGAATGCAAGCGGTTGGTCCGCAGTTACCTGGTGGAACAGCTGGCCTGA
- a CDS encoding aldehyde dehydrogenase family protein: MTRLTLPNEDIPAVVARLRAEFATGRTKPLAWRLEQLAALRALLTEQAEAFQQALHADLGKNAAEAYRTEIGFTLNELDHTVAHLEEWLRPKPAAVPEFFRPAQARVVRDPLGVVLIIAPWNYPLQLALAPLVGALAAGNTAVVKPSELAPATSAAIAELLPRYLGADTVAVVEGAVAETTALLEQRFDHIFYTGNGAVGRIVMAAAAKHLTPVTLELGGKSPVVVEPGADLAVTARRIARGKFLNAGQTCVAPDYVLAIGDSAAGLEKELAAAVTELFGEEPSASPAYGRIVNERHFDRLTALLGDGRTVTGGGHDRGTRYLAPTVLADVPATAPVMQAEIFGPILPVLAVPDLDAAIAFINERDKPLALYAFTESEDTKRRLAEETSSGALSFGLPVSHLAMPELPFGGVGESGMGRYHGEYSIETFSHAKAVVDKPLV, from the coding sequence ATGACCCGCCTGACCCTCCCGAACGAAGACATCCCCGCCGTGGTCGCCCGGCTGCGGGCCGAGTTCGCCACCGGCCGGACCAAGCCGCTCGCCTGGCGCTTGGAGCAGCTCGCCGCCCTGCGCGCCCTGCTCACCGAACAGGCCGAGGCGTTCCAGCAGGCCCTGCACGCCGACCTCGGCAAGAACGCCGCCGAGGCCTACCGCACCGAGATCGGCTTCACGCTCAACGAGCTCGACCACACCGTGGCGCACCTGGAGGAGTGGCTGCGCCCGAAGCCCGCCGCCGTGCCGGAGTTCTTCCGGCCCGCCCAGGCCCGCGTCGTCCGTGACCCGCTGGGCGTGGTGCTGATCATCGCGCCCTGGAACTACCCGCTCCAGCTCGCCCTGGCCCCGCTGGTCGGCGCCCTGGCCGCCGGGAACACCGCCGTGGTCAAGCCCAGCGAGCTCGCCCCCGCGACTTCCGCCGCCATCGCCGAGCTGCTGCCGCGCTACCTCGGCGCCGACACCGTGGCGGTCGTCGAGGGCGCCGTGGCGGAGACCACCGCCCTGCTGGAGCAGCGCTTCGACCACATCTTCTACACCGGCAACGGCGCGGTCGGACGGATCGTCATGGCCGCCGCCGCCAAGCACCTGACGCCGGTCACCCTCGAACTCGGCGGCAAGAGCCCGGTCGTGGTCGAGCCCGGCGCCGACCTCGCGGTCACCGCCCGGCGGATCGCCCGCGGCAAGTTCCTCAACGCCGGCCAGACCTGCGTCGCCCCCGACTACGTCCTCGCCATCGGCGACAGCGCCGCCGGACTGGAGAAGGAACTCGCCGCCGCCGTCACGGAGTTGTTCGGCGAGGAGCCGTCCGCCAGCCCCGCCTACGGACGGATCGTCAACGAGCGCCACTTCGACCGGCTCACCGCACTGCTCGGCGACGGACGGACCGTCACCGGTGGCGGCCACGACCGCGGCACCCGCTACCTCGCCCCGACCGTCCTCGCCGACGTCCCGGCCACGGCCCCCGTGATGCAGGCCGAGATCTTCGGCCCGATCCTGCCCGTCCTCGCGGTGCCCGACCTCGACGCGGCGATCGCCTTCATCAACGAGCGCGACAAGCCGCTCGCCCTCTACGCCTTCACCGAGTCGGAAGACACCAAGCGGAGGCTGGCCGAGGAGACCTCCTCCGGCGCGCTCAGCTTCGGCCTGCCGGTCTCCCACCTGGCGATGCCCGAGCTGCCGTTCGGCGGCGTGGGCGAGAGCGGCATGGGCCGCTACCACGGCGAGTACTCGATCGAGACGTTCAGCCACGCCAAGGCCGTCGTCGACAAGCCCCTCGTCTGA
- a CDS encoding maleylpyruvate isomerase family mycothiol-dependent enzyme, with product MTPLDHGTAVATETARLVAAVQHADPSTPVPTCPGWTLADLVRHTGSVQRWFTVLLRQRIQEPPRSRDVDLRLPEQPQAYPAWLAEAAAEAGRTFAENDLDAPMWAWGADQHARFWVRRMLCETLVHRVDAELALGLAPTIDPALAADAVTEFLTNLPHAAFFAPGTAELRAEDRTIRFVRTDGEDTWLVRLRPDGFGLTPDDAAAPADATVRATAADLLLLLYGRLDRTADAVVLDGDEELLARWFANSAF from the coding sequence ATGACCCCGCTCGACCACGGCACCGCCGTCGCCACCGAGACCGCCCGCCTCGTCGCCGCCGTGCAGCACGCCGACCCGTCCACACCGGTCCCCACCTGCCCCGGCTGGACCCTCGCCGACCTCGTCCGCCACACCGGCAGCGTCCAGCGCTGGTTCACCGTCCTGCTCCGGCAGCGCATCCAGGAGCCGCCCCGCAGCCGCGACGTCGACCTGCGCCTGCCCGAGCAGCCGCAGGCCTACCCGGCCTGGCTCGCCGAGGCCGCCGCGGAGGCGGGCCGGACCTTCGCGGAGAACGACCTCGACGCGCCGATGTGGGCCTGGGGCGCCGACCAGCACGCCCGCTTCTGGGTGCGCCGCATGCTGTGCGAAACCCTCGTCCACCGCGTCGACGCCGAACTCGCCCTCGGCCTCGCTCCCACGATCGATCCGGCCCTCGCGGCCGACGCCGTGACCGAGTTCCTGACCAACCTGCCCCACGCCGCCTTCTTCGCTCCCGGGACGGCCGAGCTGCGAGCCGAGGACCGTACCATCCGCTTCGTCCGCACCGACGGCGAGGACACCTGGCTGGTCCGCCTCCGCCCGGACGGCTTCGGCCTCACCCCGGACGATGCCGCCGCGCCCGCCGACGCCACCGTGCGGGCCACGGCCGCCGACCTGCTCCTCCTCCTGTACGGCCGCCTCGACCGCACGGCGGACGCTGTCGTCCTCGACGGGGACGAGGAGCTGCTGGCGCGCTGGTTCGCCAACTCCGCCTTCTAG